In a single window of the Luteibacter rhizovicinus DSM 16549 genome:
- the yidA gene encoding sugar-phosphatase, translated as MGNSPYQMHPMIDLIAIDMDGTLLDSSHSISPRVRGAIAAARAQGIRIVLATGRPYSGIEEYLAELGLAGDEDYCITFNGAVIQNASGTTSVEETTLGYDDFVYCEKVARELGVHLHVLYERSMMTPNADISYHTVRDAYISRTPLMFRSVDQVDPAWRFRKFMMVDDEAILDKAIARLPPELMQRYTVVKSAADFLEVLHPDAGKGRALATLATHLGVPAERIMAIGDQENDLVMLEFAGVAVAMGNAIDAVKAVADHVTTSNNEDGVAVAIERYALKQATGVS; from the coding sequence ATGGGCAATTCCCCTTACCAGATGCATCCGATGATCGACCTGATTGCCATCGACATGGACGGCACGCTGCTTGACTCCAGTCACTCCATTTCGCCCCGGGTCAGGGGAGCCATCGCCGCCGCGCGGGCCCAGGGCATCCGTATCGTCCTGGCGACCGGGAGGCCTTACTCGGGCATCGAGGAATACCTGGCCGAGCTCGGCCTGGCCGGTGACGAGGACTACTGCATCACCTTCAACGGCGCCGTGATCCAGAATGCGTCCGGTACGACCTCCGTGGAAGAAACCACGCTCGGTTACGACGATTTCGTCTATTGCGAGAAGGTCGCGCGCGAGCTCGGTGTGCATCTTCATGTGTTGTACGAGCGGAGCATGATGACGCCGAACGCGGACATCAGTTACCACACGGTGCGCGATGCCTATATTTCACGCACGCCGTTGATGTTCCGTTCCGTCGATCAGGTGGATCCGGCGTGGCGCTTTCGCAAGTTCATGATGGTCGATGACGAAGCCATCCTGGACAAGGCGATCGCTCGCCTGCCGCCCGAGCTCATGCAGCGCTATACGGTGGTCAAGAGTGCTGCCGACTTCCTCGAAGTGCTTCATCCGGACGCCGGCAAGGGCAGGGCGCTTGCCACGTTGGCAACGCATCTGGGCGTGCCTGCGGAACGCATCATGGCGATCGGCGACCAGGAGAACGACCTGGTGATGCTGGAGTTCGCTGGTGTTGCGGTGGCCATGGGCAATGCGATCGACGCCGTCAAGGCGGTTGCGGATCATGTGACGACCAGCAACAACGAAGACGGCGTCGCGGTAGCGATCGAGCGCTACGCCCTGAAGCAGGCCACCGGCGTCAGTTGA
- a CDS encoding sulfate ABC transporter substrate-binding protein, with protein sequence MKLRPTLLALAATVMVLPAMAKDVTLLNVSYDPTRELYKALNTAFAADWKAKHGDTVTIQMSHGGSGKQARSVVDGLPADVVTLALAYDIDAIADRGLLAKDWQTRLPDNASPYTSAIVFLVRKGNPKAIRDWGDLVKTGVQVITPNPKTSGGARWNFLAAWGYALKLPGGNDDKAKAFVKTLYEHVPVLDTGARGATTTFTQRGIGDVLIAWENEALLAKQEAGGDQFDIVTPSITILAEPPVAVVDKNAAAHGTREVADAYLTFLYSPQAQDIEARNFYRPRSPEVAAKYAAQFPKVKTFTLAEVFGDWRKAQSRFFADGALFDQIGPGN encoded by the coding sequence ATGAAGCTTCGTCCCACCCTTCTTGCCCTCGCTGCGACGGTCATGGTCCTTCCCGCGATGGCGAAGGACGTGACCCTGCTCAATGTGTCGTACGACCCGACCCGTGAGCTCTACAAGGCCCTGAACACGGCCTTCGCCGCCGACTGGAAGGCCAAACACGGCGACACCGTGACTATCCAGATGTCCCACGGCGGCTCCGGCAAACAGGCACGCTCCGTCGTCGACGGCTTACCGGCCGATGTCGTGACCCTCGCCCTGGCCTATGACATCGATGCCATCGCCGACCGTGGCCTGCTGGCCAAGGACTGGCAAACCCGCCTGCCAGACAACGCCTCGCCTTATACGTCGGCCATCGTGTTCCTGGTCCGCAAGGGCAATCCGAAGGCCATCCGCGACTGGGGCGATCTGGTCAAGACCGGGGTGCAGGTCATCACCCCCAACCCCAAGACATCCGGCGGCGCCCGCTGGAACTTCCTTGCCGCCTGGGGCTACGCGCTCAAGCTGCCGGGTGGCAACGACGACAAGGCCAAGGCCTTCGTCAAGACGCTCTACGAGCATGTGCCGGTGCTCGACACCGGTGCCCGCGGTGCGACGACGACCTTCACCCAGCGCGGCATCGGCGACGTGCTGATTGCCTGGGAGAACGAAGCACTCCTGGCGAAACAGGAAGCCGGCGGTGACCAGTTCGACATCGTCACCCCTTCCATCACCATCCTCGCCGAGCCACCGGTCGCGGTCGTCGACAAGAACGCGGCGGCGCACGGTACACGCGAGGTCGCGGACGCGTACCTCACCTTCCTCTACTCGCCCCAGGCCCAGGACATCGAGGCGCGCAACTTCTACCGCCCCCGTTCACCCGAGGTCGCCGCGAAATACGCTGCACAGTTTCCAAAGGTAAAGACATTCACCCTGGCCGAGGTCTTCGGTGACTGGCGGAAAGCGCAGTCCAGGTTCTTCGCCGATGGCGCCCTCTTCGACCAGATCGGCCCGGGCAACTGA
- a CDS encoding LysR family transcriptional regulator, which yields MDRFLLMTCFARAVETGSFSAAGRDLGIGQPNVSRNIAALEDHLQTRLLHRSTRKLTMTPEGERYYEEARRILDSVIESESSLRKHAEATGLLRVACPTALAHAFVVPRIPEFLDRYPAVSLDLQFSDRYAGLVDEGAELAIRIGHLDDSSLRSRRVAHFERVCVASEDYVSRHGSPERPDDLRQHECVVYTLLASGHTWRFKNADVSVSGRLRVSSPEAGRDAVVAGVGIGYGPAWLFAAGLESGRLKRLLSDYEAPPVPIQMLYLVSRLLPRRATVFMDFIAEIFAEVPSLNVASPSVR from the coding sequence GTGGATCGCTTTCTGCTCATGACCTGTTTTGCGCGCGCGGTTGAAACCGGCAGCTTCTCGGCAGCCGGACGCGACCTGGGTATCGGACAACCCAATGTCAGCCGAAACATCGCGGCGCTCGAGGACCACCTGCAGACGCGACTCCTGCATCGATCCACCCGCAAGCTGACCATGACGCCTGAGGGCGAGCGGTATTACGAGGAGGCGCGTCGCATCCTGGACTCGGTCATCGAGTCGGAATCCTCGTTGCGGAAACACGCCGAGGCGACAGGGCTGTTGCGGGTTGCCTGCCCGACAGCGTTGGCTCACGCCTTCGTTGTGCCCCGGATTCCCGAATTCCTCGACCGATATCCCGCAGTGTCGCTGGATCTGCAGTTCAGCGATCGCTATGCGGGTCTGGTCGACGAGGGCGCGGAACTCGCTATCCGCATCGGGCATCTGGACGACAGTTCACTTCGGTCCAGGCGCGTGGCTCATTTCGAGCGCGTGTGCGTGGCGAGCGAAGACTATGTTTCACGTCACGGCTCACCGGAAAGACCCGATGACCTGCGTCAACACGAATGCGTTGTTTATACCTTGCTGGCGTCCGGACACACCTGGCGATTCAAGAACGCGGATGTGTCCGTGAGTGGGCGTCTTCGTGTCAGTTCGCCCGAAGCGGGTCGCGACGCTGTCGTTGCCGGCGTGGGGATAGGGTACGGACCAGCCTGGCTGTTTGCCGCGGGTCTGGAAAGCGGACGGCTGAAGCGACTACTGTCTGACTACGAAGCACCGCCCGTTCCGATTCAGATGCTTTATCTCGTCAGTCGCTTGCTGCCAAGGCGCGCGACCGTCTTCATGGATTTCATCGCGGAGATCTTCGCCGAGGTGCCTTCGCTCAACGTTGCATCACCCAGCGTTCGCTGA
- a CDS encoding LysR family transcriptional regulator yields MDKYQSMLTFVRVVETGSFSAAARVLGVGQPAVSKAVAQLEKALNVRLIVRSTHGLRPTEAGQRYYARARVAVEEADEAEIAARDEGESLSGRLRLSAATTFARLHIVPHLPRFMAAHPDLDVDVILDDRFIDLMQEGIDLSLRMGTLADSSLVAQKLATGRRSVVATPAYLERAGVPTRPEELTQHEAVVYSQLPDAWVFKNADEEVPVVVRGRARFSAAEGLRAAVLADMGLAVTSDWMFADKLIDGSVRRVLADWSLPPIDLWAVFPSGRMASAKARAFASFVQGVMAAAPGVS; encoded by the coding sequence TTGGACAAGTACCAGTCGATGCTGACCTTCGTTCGGGTCGTCGAAACCGGCTCGTTTTCGGCCGCCGCACGTGTTCTGGGCGTCGGCCAGCCCGCCGTGTCAAAGGCCGTGGCGCAACTGGAAAAGGCGCTGAACGTCCGACTGATCGTCCGCTCCACGCACGGACTGCGGCCGACCGAGGCGGGCCAGCGTTACTACGCACGTGCACGCGTCGCCGTCGAGGAAGCCGACGAAGCCGAGATCGCGGCGCGCGATGAAGGCGAGAGTCTGTCCGGACGACTGCGCCTATCGGCGGCGACGACCTTCGCACGCCTGCACATCGTCCCTCACCTGCCACGGTTCATGGCGGCGCATCCGGACCTCGATGTCGATGTGATCCTGGACGACCGCTTCATCGACCTCATGCAGGAAGGCATCGACCTCTCGCTGCGCATGGGTACGCTCGCCGACTCGTCCCTGGTCGCGCAGAAACTTGCGACGGGACGTCGATCCGTCGTGGCGACTCCCGCGTACCTGGAGCGCGCGGGCGTACCGACCCGGCCCGAAGAACTCACGCAACACGAAGCCGTCGTCTACAGCCAGCTGCCGGATGCATGGGTTTTCAAAAATGCGGACGAGGAAGTCCCCGTGGTGGTTCGCGGGCGCGCCCGGTTCAGTGCCGCGGAAGGCTTGCGCGCGGCGGTGCTCGCGGACATGGGGCTGGCGGTGACGTCGGACTGGATGTTCGCCGACAAACTGATCGACGGCTCGGTGCGGCGCGTCCTGGCGGACTGGAGTCTGCCACCGATCGACCTGTGGGCTGTCTTCCCGTCAGGCCGCATGGCCAGCGCAAAGGCCCGGGCCTTCGCGAGCTTCGTGCAAGGTGTCATGGCCGCTGCGCCCGGCGTGTCCTGA
- a CDS encoding TetR/AcrR family transcriptional regulator gives MTTQQKLIDSARYLIQTRGYNGFSYADVAEQVQVRKASIHHHFPSKSDLARAVVEESRAGIVEQIALLEGDDFDPVKKLGFYTGYWEQCIADASAPFCVAGMLAAELPSLPPELAECVRAHFRDLSRWLETILTKGAQQGAFRLQGAASSEAEAFISLIYGAMLTARAFGDPSKFADVARGGLRRLVSTAAIPTAQG, from the coding sequence ATGACGACCCAGCAGAAACTCATCGACTCAGCCCGGTATCTCATCCAGACACGTGGCTACAACGGCTTCAGCTACGCGGATGTCGCCGAGCAGGTACAGGTGCGAAAGGCGAGCATCCATCATCACTTCCCGAGCAAGTCGGACCTCGCGCGCGCGGTGGTCGAAGAATCGCGCGCCGGCATCGTCGAGCAGATCGCACTGCTCGAAGGCGACGACTTCGACCCGGTGAAGAAGCTCGGGTTCTACACGGGCTACTGGGAGCAGTGCATCGCCGATGCGTCGGCGCCTTTCTGCGTCGCCGGCATGCTGGCGGCGGAGCTGCCGTCACTGCCGCCCGAGCTGGCGGAATGTGTCCGCGCCCATTTCCGCGACTTGTCTAGGTGGCTCGAAACCATTCTCACCAAGGGCGCCCAGCAAGGGGCGTTCCGACTGCAGGGTGCCGCCAGTAGCGAAGCCGAAGCGTTCATCTCGCTGATTTACGGCGCCATGCTCACCGCCCGTGCGTTCGGCGATCCGTCGAAGTTTGCCGACGTCGCTCGCGGTGGATTGCGACGCCTCGTGAGCACGGCGGCTATCCCGACTGCGCAGGGCTGA
- the cysT gene encoding sulfate ABC transporter permease subunit CysT, with protein sequence MRRRVLPGFGLSLGFTVTYLGLIVLLPLSALAWKASEIGLAGIPRLLSSPRTLAAFKLSFGGALVAASINVVVGLMVTWALVRYRFPGRRILDALIDLPFALPTAVAGIALTAVYAPNGWLGRWLVPLGIQVAYAPLGVLVAMVFVGFPFVVRTLQPVLQSLERDVEDAAESLGASRLQTFVKVVLPTLLPTLLTGFALALARAVGEYGSVIFIAGNIPLRSEIAPLLIVQRLEEFDYATAAALGVVMLAFSLVLLILISMLQRWTRRWAEQHA encoded by the coding sequence ATGCGCCGACGGGTCTTGCCCGGCTTCGGATTGAGCCTCGGTTTTACCGTCACTTATCTTGGCCTCATCGTGCTCTTGCCGCTGTCGGCACTGGCATGGAAGGCCTCCGAGATCGGGCTCGCCGGCATCCCGCGGTTGCTGTCGTCGCCCCGTACGCTGGCGGCGTTCAAGCTCAGCTTCGGTGGCGCCCTGGTGGCCGCGTCGATCAACGTCGTCGTCGGCCTGATGGTGACCTGGGCACTCGTCCGCTATCGCTTTCCCGGCCGCCGGATACTGGATGCCCTGATCGACCTGCCATTCGCTCTGCCGACGGCCGTCGCCGGCATCGCGCTGACGGCCGTCTATGCGCCTAACGGCTGGCTAGGCCGCTGGCTGGTCCCGCTGGGTATCCAGGTCGCTTATGCCCCACTGGGCGTGCTTGTCGCCATGGTGTTCGTCGGCTTTCCCTTCGTCGTGCGGACGCTGCAGCCCGTGCTGCAGTCGCTGGAGCGCGACGTCGAAGATGCCGCGGAGAGCCTGGGTGCGTCGCGGCTGCAGACCTTCGTCAAAGTCGTCCTGCCGACGCTCCTGCCGACCCTGCTGACCGGTTTTGCCCTCGCTCTGGCCCGCGCCGTAGGTGAATACGGCTCGGTGATCTTCATCGCCGGCAACATCCCGCTGCGCTCGGAAATTGCGCCGCTCCTCATCGTCCAGCGACTCGAGGAATTCGACTACGCCACCGCCGCGGCGCTGGGTGTGGTCATGCTGGCCTTCTCGCTGGTTCTCCTCATCCTGATTTCGATGCTCCAACGCTGGACGCGGCGCTGGGCGGAGCAGCACGCATGA
- a CDS encoding 3-keto-disaccharide hydrolase: MLRALAIACCLTAAFPAIAAENTLTAAETAQGWQPLFDGKTLQGWHSFGQKGTGKDWSVVDGAIQLDRDLKAPDADFADLVTEKEYENFDLKLEWKMTACADAGVMFNVKESPKYKYTWETGPEMQIADLVCTKPDSYTLYERSGDLFDLISSDIENVNENGHWNAIEIIVDHGHVQFFQNGHKTVDTTLWTPEWTALVAKTKFAKMADFARFHKGRIALQGGEDKGVPPIRIAFRNIRIKELN; the protein is encoded by the coding sequence ATGCTTCGTGCGCTCGCTATCGCCTGTTGCCTCACGGCCGCCTTTCCCGCCATTGCCGCCGAAAACACCCTGACCGCTGCCGAGACCGCGCAGGGCTGGCAACCCCTCTTCGACGGCAAGACCCTTCAGGGCTGGCACTCGTTCGGCCAGAAGGGCACGGGCAAGGACTGGAGCGTGGTGGACGGTGCGATCCAGCTCGATCGCGATCTCAAGGCGCCGGACGCCGACTTCGCGGATCTCGTCACCGAGAAGGAATACGAGAACTTCGACCTCAAGCTCGAGTGGAAGATGACCGCCTGCGCCGATGCCGGCGTCATGTTCAACGTCAAGGAATCGCCGAAGTATAAGTACACCTGGGAAACCGGTCCGGAAATGCAGATCGCCGACCTTGTCTGCACCAAGCCGGACAGCTACACGCTTTATGAGCGGTCTGGCGACCTTTTCGACCTGATTTCCTCGGACATCGAAAACGTCAACGAGAACGGGCACTGGAACGCCATCGAGATCATCGTCGACCACGGCCACGTGCAGTTCTTCCAGAACGGCCACAAGACCGTCGACACGACGCTCTGGACGCCGGAATGGACCGCCCTCGTCGCGAAGACGAAGTTCGCGAAGATGGCGGACTTCGCACGGTTCCATAAGGGCCGCATCGCGCTGCAAGGCGGAGAAGACAAGGGCGTGCCGCCGATCCGGATCGCGTTCCGCAATATCCGGATCAAGGAACTCAACTGA
- a CDS encoding SDR family oxidoreductase — MSRLQGKRALITGGTSGIGLETARQMLAEGARLIVTGVNPDTLAEARSSLGKDVLVIRADAASVPAQQQLARAVLEHFGQLDIAFLNAGVSVWQPMEDWTEAMFDRSFATNVKGPYFLIQALLTTFANPASVVLNTSINAHVGAVRSSVYAATKAAFLSMSRTLSSELLDRGIRVNAVSPGPVQTPLYDKLGIPDAYREQVNQDIIASIPAGRFGTAEEVAKAVVYLASDESRWTVGSELIVDGGRTLNG; from the coding sequence ATGTCCCGTTTGCAAGGTAAGCGTGCCCTCATCACCGGCGGCACCAGCGGCATTGGCCTGGAGACCGCCAGACAAATGCTCGCCGAAGGCGCGCGCCTCATCGTCACCGGTGTGAATCCGGACACGCTGGCAGAGGCACGGAGCAGCCTGGGCAAGGACGTCCTCGTCATAAGGGCCGATGCCGCCAGCGTGCCGGCCCAGCAGCAACTGGCGCGGGCGGTGCTCGAACACTTCGGCCAGCTCGACATCGCCTTCCTCAATGCCGGCGTGTCGGTCTGGCAGCCCATGGAGGACTGGACCGAAGCGATGTTCGATCGCTCCTTCGCCACGAACGTGAAAGGGCCTTATTTCCTTATCCAGGCATTGCTGACGACCTTCGCGAATCCGGCATCGGTCGTGCTCAACACCTCAATCAACGCCCACGTTGGGGCCGTCCGATCGTCCGTCTACGCGGCGACCAAAGCCGCATTCCTCAGCATGTCGAGAACGCTTTCGAGCGAGCTTCTCGACCGCGGCATCAGGGTCAACGCGGTCAGCCCCGGCCCCGTGCAAACGCCGCTGTACGACAAGCTGGGCATTCCCGACGCCTACCGCGAGCAGGTGAACCAGGACATCATCGCGTCCATTCCTGCCGGTCGCTTCGGTACCGCCGAGGAAGTCGCCAAGGCGGTCGTCTATCTTGCCTCCGACGAATCCCGCTGGACGGTTGGCTCCGAGCTGATCGTCGATGGGGGACGTACGTTGAACGGCTGA
- a CDS encoding SDR family NAD(P)-dependent oxidoreductase, with translation MQKPLEHKLALVTGASRGIGAAIAARLAREGAAVIVNYSASADKAEAVVNAIRAEGGQAEAVGADLSTLAGVAKLLAAVDGAFGGQYKGRLDILVNNAGTVDYGPFVDATDDAYDRQFNLNVRAPVALARDAAKRMIPAGWGRIINIGSAFGEAAPLPGVTLYIATKFAVRGLTKGLSRELGQYGITVNAVQPGPTDTELAPPPGSEAHATMTRLASVGRFARVDEIAAAVAYIASPEAAYTNGESLTVDGGWNA, from the coding sequence ATGCAAAAGCCACTGGAACACAAACTCGCCCTGGTCACCGGCGCATCTCGCGGCATCGGCGCGGCCATCGCTGCTCGCCTGGCTCGCGAAGGCGCCGCCGTCATCGTCAACTACAGTGCCAGTGCAGACAAAGCCGAAGCCGTGGTCAACGCCATTCGCGCGGAAGGCGGCCAGGCCGAAGCCGTGGGCGCGGACCTGTCGACGCTCGCCGGCGTGGCAAAGCTCCTCGCCGCCGTCGACGGCGCGTTTGGCGGCCAGTACAAGGGCCGGCTCGACATCCTGGTCAACAACGCCGGCACGGTCGATTACGGTCCGTTCGTCGACGCGACCGACGACGCTTACGATCGTCAGTTCAACCTCAATGTCCGTGCTCCGGTGGCGCTGGCGCGCGACGCGGCCAAGCGCATGATTCCCGCGGGCTGGGGCCGCATCATCAATATCGGCTCCGCCTTCGGCGAAGCGGCTCCGCTGCCGGGGGTGACGCTCTACATCGCGACCAAGTTCGCCGTGCGTGGCCTGACGAAGGGACTGTCCCGCGAGCTCGGGCAGTACGGCATCACCGTCAACGCGGTGCAGCCTGGCCCGACCGATACCGAGCTTGCCCCGCCGCCGGGTAGCGAAGCGCATGCCACCATGACGCGACTCGCCAGTGTCGGCCGGTTCGCACGGGTCGATGAAATCGCTGCAGCAGTGGCCTATATCGCCAGCCCCGAGGCCGCCTACACGAACGGCGAAAGCCTGACCGTCGACGGCGGCTGGAACGCCTGA
- a CDS encoding DUF72 domain-containing protein, producing MRSMTNPPPQLPTNAMWVGCAGWSLASKDAPSFPGEGTHLERYARVFPCAEINSSFYRSHQEKTYARWAASVPEGFRFSVKMPRSITHELRLRQCETLLLAFLSEVAALGPKLGCILIQLPPTLALDVRTARAFFALLRKHTPLPVVCEPRHATWVTPKGAAVLGEADVSYVWADPSPVAGVERPDDQSLLYLRLHGAPQVYYSAYDDAFIEGVASRMRLARSEGKAAWCIFDNTARGEAVPNALTLIRRLREA from the coding sequence ATGCGATCCATGACCAACCCTCCACCCCAGCTCCCAACGAACGCCATGTGGGTCGGCTGCGCGGGCTGGTCGCTTGCGTCGAAGGATGCGCCGTCCTTTCCGGGCGAAGGCACTCACCTTGAACGGTATGCGAGGGTGTTTCCGTGCGCGGAGATCAATTCGTCGTTTTACCGGTCACATCAGGAAAAGACCTATGCCCGTTGGGCGGCGAGCGTGCCCGAGGGTTTTCGTTTCAGCGTAAAGATGCCTCGTTCGATCACGCATGAGCTTCGCCTTCGGCAGTGCGAAACCCTGTTGCTGGCCTTCCTCAGCGAGGTGGCCGCATTGGGTCCCAAGCTGGGCTGCATCCTGATTCAACTCCCGCCGACCCTGGCACTCGATGTGCGAACAGCCAGGGCCTTTTTCGCTCTTCTGCGAAAGCACACGCCATTGCCTGTGGTGTGCGAACCGCGGCATGCCACGTGGGTCACACCTAAGGGGGCGGCTGTCCTCGGCGAAGCGGACGTCTCGTATGTTTGGGCGGATCCGTCCCCGGTGGCTGGTGTCGAGCGTCCCGACGATCAGTCGCTGCTGTATCTGCGCTTGCACGGCGCGCCGCAGGTGTATTACTCGGCTTACGACGACGCCTTCATCGAAGGCGTCGCATCGCGGATGCGCCTGGCGCGATCGGAAGGAAAGGCCGCATGGTGCATCTTCGACAACACCGCGCGCGGCGAGGCCGTGCCCAATGCGCTGACCTTGATACGGCGGTTGAGGGAGGCGTAA
- the cysW gene encoding sulfate ABC transporter permease subunit CysW — protein sequence MKARRSGRPVSATRRIGQVLIVVASCAFLCLFLLVPLASVFVEALRQGAQALVASLDQPEAMAAIRLTLLVAAITVPLNVVFGVAAAWAMTRFTFRGKALLGALIDLPLSVSPVVSGLLYVLMFGAQGWFGPWLSAHGIKVIFAVPGLVLATIFITLPFVARELIPLMQAQGSEEEEVARVLGASGLQTFFRVTLPNIRWALLYGVLLCNARAMGEFGAVSVVSGHIRGLTTTMPLEVEMRYNEYNYVGAFAIASLLALLALLTLAVKSALEWRYQAAENHR from the coding sequence ATGAAGGCGCGCCGATCCGGACGACCCGTGAGTGCCACGAGGCGCATCGGCCAGGTGCTGATCGTCGTGGCTTCATGCGCATTTCTTTGCCTTTTCCTCCTGGTGCCGCTGGCTTCCGTGTTCGTCGAAGCCCTTCGTCAGGGTGCCCAGGCTCTCGTGGCGAGCCTGGACCAGCCCGAAGCCATGGCGGCGATCCGGCTGACCTTGCTGGTGGCCGCCATCACGGTGCCGCTCAACGTGGTCTTCGGCGTGGCGGCTGCCTGGGCCATGACCCGTTTCACGTTCCGGGGGAAGGCGCTGCTTGGCGCACTGATCGACCTGCCTCTCTCCGTTTCACCCGTCGTCTCGGGCCTGCTGTATGTGCTGATGTTCGGCGCACAGGGCTGGTTCGGGCCATGGCTGTCGGCCCACGGCATCAAGGTGATCTTCGCCGTGCCCGGCCTGGTGCTCGCGACTATCTTCATCACGCTGCCGTTTGTCGCGCGGGAGCTCATTCCGCTCATGCAGGCCCAGGGCAGCGAAGAAGAAGAGGTCGCCCGCGTGCTCGGTGCGAGCGGGTTGCAAACGTTCTTCCGCGTGACGCTGCCCAATATCCGCTGGGCGCTGCTCTATGGCGTCCTGTTGTGCAACGCGCGCGCCATGGGCGAGTTCGGCGCAGTGTCGGTCGTTTCGGGACACATTCGCGGGTTGACCACCACCATGCCGCTGGAGGTGGAGATGCGCTACAACGAGTACAACTACGTCGGAGCCTTCGCCATCGCGTCGCTGCTCGCCCTCCTGGCGCTGTTGACCCTTGCAGTGAAATCCGCCCTCGAATGGCGCTATCAAGCCGCCGAGAACCACCGATGA
- a CDS encoding sulfate/molybdate ABC transporter ATP-binding protein, giving the protein MTLALKRLSRHFPDIAALDDVSLDIAPGEFIALVGPSGSGKTTLLRILAGLDYPDEGSVTLNGDDFLAATARERNVGLVFQHYALFRHLTVRENVAFGLRVRPRRRRPSRDQIRARVDELLKRVQLVELGGRYPSQLSGGQRQRVALARALAVEPDVLLLDEPFGALDAQVRTALRRWLRELHEELELTTVFVTHDQEEALELADRIVVMNKGRIEQVGRPHDVYQDPATPFVCEFIGRTNRIPLQRRGTTWGAGGWSLPAGASGGRFQSAVAYIRPEHLSLSVPDDEPAWNARLRHVYLAGSIAHLDIHIAEINQTLEVDVASEDLARLSLVPGTALRVAPTRLVAFALDETPAAQPLVSERWVMQR; this is encoded by the coding sequence ATGACACTCGCTCTCAAACGGCTGAGCCGACACTTTCCCGATATCGCCGCGCTCGACGACGTGAGCCTCGATATCGCACCGGGGGAGTTCATTGCCCTGGTTGGCCCGTCGGGCTCCGGGAAGACGACCCTGCTGCGCATTCTCGCGGGGCTGGACTATCCCGATGAGGGAAGCGTCACGCTCAATGGCGATGACTTCCTGGCGGCGACGGCAAGGGAACGCAACGTCGGCCTGGTCTTCCAGCACTACGCCCTGTTCCGTCACCTGACCGTGCGCGAGAACGTCGCCTTCGGCCTGCGTGTACGTCCCCGTCGACGTCGCCCTTCCCGTGACCAGATTCGCGCACGCGTCGACGAATTGCTCAAGCGCGTGCAGCTGGTGGAACTGGGTGGCCGCTATCCGAGCCAGCTATCCGGAGGCCAGCGCCAGCGTGTCGCCCTCGCGCGCGCCCTCGCGGTCGAGCCGGACGTGTTGCTGCTGGACGAGCCTTTCGGCGCGCTCGATGCACAGGTGCGCACGGCCCTGCGCCGCTGGCTGCGCGAGCTGCACGAAGAACTGGAGCTGACCACCGTCTTCGTCACCCATGACCAGGAAGAAGCGCTCGAGCTCGCCGATCGCATCGTCGTGATGAACAAGGGCCGCATCGAGCAGGTGGGTCGGCCGCATGACGTCTACCAGGATCCCGCCACACCCTTCGTCTGCGAGTTCATCGGCCGCACGAACCGCATTCCGCTGCAACGCCGGGGCACGACGTGGGGTGCCGGAGGATGGTCCCTGCCGGCCGGCGCATCGGGTGGGCGATTCCAGTCAGCCGTGGCGTATATCCGGCCAGAACACCTGTCGCTCTCGGTGCCCGACGATGAGCCCGCGTGGAACGCGCGGTTGCGGCATGTCTACCTTGCAGGAAGCATCGCGCATCTGGACATCCATATCGCCGAGATCAACCAGACGTTGGAGGTGGACGTGGCGAGCGAGGACCTGGCCCGGCTGTCCCTCGTCCCGGGTACGGCCTTGCGCGTCGCGCCGACGAGACTCGTCGCCTTTGCGCTGGATGAGACGCCTGCCGCGCAGCCTCTGGTCAGCGAACGCTGGGTGATGCAACGTTGA